From a single Hippopotamus amphibius kiboko isolate mHipAmp2 chromosome X, mHipAmp2.hap2, whole genome shotgun sequence genomic region:
- the NSDHL gene encoding sterol-4-alpha-carboxylate 3-dehydrogenase, decarboxylating: protein MEQAAGEPVQDKGTRTHFTEDFPKAKKCTVIGGSGFLGQHMVEQLLARGYAVNVFDIRQGFDNPQVQFFLGDLCSQQDLYPALKGVSTVFHCASPPPSSNNKDLFYRVNYIGTKNVIETCKEAGVQKLILTSSASVIFEGADIKNGTEDLPYAVKPIDYYTETKILQERAVLGANDPDRNFFTTAIRPHGIFGPRDPQLVPILIEAARKGKMKFVIGNGENLVDFTFVENVVHGHILAAEYLSQDTALGGKAFHITNDEPIPFWTFLSRILTGLNYEAPKYHIPYWIAYYLALLVSLLVTVISPIIQLHPTFTPMRVALAGTFHYYSCEKAKKVMGYRPLVSMDDAVDRTVRSFHHLRKVE from the exons GCCAAGAAGTGCACGGTGATCGGAGGCTCTGGGTTCCTGGGGCAGCACATGGTGGAGCAGTTGCTGGCAAGAGGCTACGCCGTCAACGTATTCGACATTCGGCAAGGGTTCGACAATCCCCAAGTGCAGTTCTTCCTGGGCGACCTCTGTAGTCAACAG GATCTGTACCCAGCTCTAAAAGGTGTAAGCACAGTTTTCCACTGCGCGTCACCCCCACCATCCAGTAACAACAAGGACCTCTTTTATAGAGTGAATTACATTGGCACCAAGAATGTCATTGAAACTTGCAAAGAGGCTGGGGTTCAG AAACTCATTTTAACCAGCAGTGCCAGTGTCATCTTTGAGGGTGCTGACATCAAGAATGGAACCGAAGACCTCCCTTATGCCGTGAAACCCATTGACTACTACACGGAGACGAAGATCTTACAGGAGAGA gcagtcctgggCGCCAACGACCCTGACAGGAATTTCTTCACCACAGCCATCCGCCCTCATGGCATTTTTGGCCCAAGGGACCCCCAGTTGGTCCCCATTCTTATCGAGGCGGCCAGGAAAGGCAAGATGAAGTTTGTGATTGG GAATGGGGAGAACTTGGTGGACTTCACCTTCGTGGAGAACGTGGTCCATGGACACATCCTGGCTGCAGAGTACCTGTCCCAAGACACGGCCTTGGGTGGGAAG GCTTTTCACATCACCAACGACGAGCCCATCCCCTTCTGGACTTTCCTGTCCCGCATCCTGACAGGCCTCAATTATGAGGCCCCCAAGTACCACATCCCCTACTGGATAGCCTACTACCTGGCCCTCCTGGTGTCCCTCCTGGTGACAGTGATCAGTCCCATTATCCAGCTGCATCCCACTTTCACACCCATGCGGGTCGCGCTGGCTGGTACATTTCACTACTACAGCTGTGAGAAAGCCAAAAAGGTCATGGGCTACCGGCCACTGGTCAGCATGGATGACGCCGTGGACAGGACTGTGCGGAGCTTTCACCACCTGCGGAAGGTCGAGTGA